One Malus sylvestris chromosome 14, drMalSylv7.2, whole genome shotgun sequence DNA segment encodes these proteins:
- the LOC126600780 gene encoding uncharacterized protein LOC126600780 produces MSGPSDRRFDLNLVEEAAPPSPDNIWRPSFVSSTGPLTVGDSVMKNDMTAAVVARNLLTPKDNRLLSKRSDELAVKDSLALSVQCAGSVSNMAQRLFARTRQVESLAAEVMSLKQEIRGLKHENKQLHRLAHDYATNMKRKLDQMKETDGQVLLDHQRFVGLFQRHLLPSSSGAVPRNEAPNDQPLMPPPSRVLSSTEAPNDPPPVPSLSGALPTAETSPKQPL; encoded by the coding sequence atgtctggcccctccgaccgtcgttttgacttgaaccttgttgaagaggcagccccgccttctccagacaacatatggcgcccatccttcgtctcctcaactggtcctcttaccgttggggattccgtgatgaagaatgatatgaccgctgcggtggtggccaggaaccttctcactcccaaagataacagactactttccaaacggtctgatgagttagctgttaaggattcgctggctctcagtgttcagtgtgcaggttctgtgtctaatatggcccaacgcctatttgctcgaacccgccaagttgaatcattggcggctgaagtgatgagtctcaaacaggagattagagggctcaagcatgagaataaacagttgcaccggctcgcacatgactatgctacaaacatgaagaggaagcttgaccagatgaaggaaactgatggtcaggttttacttgatcatcagagatttgtgggtttgttccaaaggcatttattgccttcgtcttctggggctgtaccgcgtaatgaagctccaaatgatcaacctctgatgcctcctccttctagggttctgtccagtactgaggctccaaatgatccccctccggtgccttctctttctggggctctaccgactgctgagacttctcctaagcaacctttgtga
- the LOC126600778 gene encoding probable cyclic nucleotide-gated ion channel 16 isoform X2, giving the protein MMHSFQPYAAASARFRNFSTPFSLSKKIPWWYQILDPGSERVTQWNHIFFVICIVGLFLDPLYFFLPTTASDQVACMQIDMGLGILVTFLRTVADFFYIINILIKFRIAYIDPGSRVFGRGQLIKDPRAIAIRYLKGDFSIDLAASLPLPQIVIWFVIPAVKNPTAAHANHTLSLIVLIQYIPRFIQLFPLNRRITKSTGVVAKTAWSGAAYNLVLFCLIAHIVGASWYVMSIRRQYECWTGECKKEVNNTHSPSCKISFLDCGSADNPERKLWLQITKVQTSCDAAGKDEFEFGMFAEAFTNEVASAYIIEKYFYCLWWGMRNLCSYGQDIKTSTFISETSFCILIAVLGLVLFSHLMSQMQTYLQSATIRLEEWRVKRRDTEEWMRHRQLPAELQERVRRFVQYKWIATRGVDEKNILQSLPADLRRQIQRHLCLALVRRVPFFAQMDDQLLDAICERLESSLNTRNTYIIREGDPVNEMLFIIRGQLESSTTDGGRTGFYNSTTLRAGDFCGEELLTWALMPTSSLNLPCSTRTVRSLTEVEAFALRAEDLKFVATQFKRLHSKRLQHAFRYYSHQWRTWGACFIQVAWRRFRKRKLAMELAIEEEYYYAHVLEQEELGNGNESRVGTSRDYDGIGGAERSSSEANRQQNIPLGPAILASKFAATTRRGIQKVASVIQHDETSSSMPKKLFKPIEPDFSAD; this is encoded by the exons ATGATGCACAGCTTCCAGCCGTATGCCGCAGCCTCGGCTCGCTTCCGCAACTTCTCGACCCCATTTTCCCTCAGCAAGAAGATCCCGTGGTGGTACCAGATCCTCGACCCAGGATCCGAACGCGTGACGCAATGGAACCACATCTTCTTTGTCATATGCATCGTCGGCCTCTTCCTCGACCCCCTCTATTTCTTCTTGCCCACCACGGCTAGCGACCAAGTCGCTTGCATGCAGATCGACATGGGCCTTGGCATCTTGGTCACCTTTCTCCGTACGGTTGCCGACTTCTTCTACATTATCAATATCCTAATCAAGTTTCGAATTGCTTATATCGATCCAggttctagggtttttgggcgGGGCCAGCTCATTAAGGACCCCAGGGCTATCGCCATCCGCTACCTCAAGGGCGACTTCTCTATCGATCTTGCCGCCTCCCTACCACTCCCACAG ATTGTGATTTGGTTTGTAATTCCAGCAGTGAAAAACCCAACAGCTGCTCATGCTAATCATACCCTTTCTTTAATTGTGCTCATTCAATATATTCCTCGATTTATTCAACTTTTCCCTCTCAACCGACGAATTACTAAATCGACCGGCGTTGTAGCCAAGACTGCTTGGTCAGGGGCAGCTTACAATCTCGTTCTGTTTTGTCTAATTGCACAT ATTGTTGGAGCTTCATGGTATGTGATGTCCATTAGACGGCAGTACGAGTGCTGGACGGGAGAATGTAAAAAGGAGGTGAataacacacattctccatcCTGTAAAATTTCGTTTCTGGATTGTGGCAGTGCCGATAACCCCGAACGAAAACTTTGGCTGCAAATCACAAAAGTTCAGACTAGTTGTGATGCAGCTGGTAAGGACGAATTTGAGTTTGGAATGTTTGCGGAGGCTTTCACTAATGAGGTTGCTTCTGCATACATCATTGAAAAATATTTCTACTGCCTTTGGTGGGGTATGAGAAATTTATG TTCATACGGACAAGATATTAAGACAAGCACTTTTATCAGTGAAACCTCATTTTGCATTCTCATTGCCGTTCTTGGTCTAGTTCTCTTCTCACATCTCATGAGCCAGATGCAG ACCTATCTGCAATCTGCAACGATTAGACTTGAGGAATGGCGGGTAAAAAGGAGAGACACAGAGGAGTGGATGAGGCACCGTCAGCTCCCTGCGGAGCTGCAAGAGCGTGTTCGTCGGTTTGTTCAATATAAATGGATTGCCACAAGAGGTGTGGATGAGAAAAACATTTTGCAATCCTTGCCTGCAGATCTCCGCCGCCAGATCCAAAGGCATTTATGCCTTGCCCTTGTTCGCCGT GTACCCTTTTTCGCACAAATGGACGATCAGCTTCTAGACGCCATATGTGAACGTCTCGAGTCATCCCTGAATACCAGGAACACATACATCATCAGGGAAGGTGATCCTGTGAATGAGATGCTTTTCATCATCAGAGGGCAACTTGAGAGCTCCACAACTGATGGTGGAAGGACAGGGTTCTACAACTCAACTACCCTCAGGGCTGGCGATTTCTGCGGCGAAGAGTTGCTCACATGGGCCTTGATGCCTACATCAAGCCTCAACCTTCCATGCTCGACGCGTACGGTGAGGTCCCTAACCGAAGTTGAGGCATTTGCGCTGAGAGCTGAAGACCTCAAGTTCGTTGCCACTCAATTCAAGCGCCTTCACAGCAAAAGACTGCAGCATGCTTTTCGGTACTATTCACACCAGTGGAGAACTTGGGGGGCTTGTTTTATACAAGTTGCTTGGAGAAGGTTTAGGAAGAGAAAGTTGGCAATGGAGTTGGCAATAGAGGAGGAGTACTATTACGCACATGTTTTGGAGCAAGAAGAGCTTGGCAATGGCAATGAATCTAGAGTAGGAACTAGTAGAGATTATGATGGTATAGGAGGTGCTGAGAGGTCATCGTCCGAGGCGAATAGGCAGCAGAATATTCCGCTTGGGCCGGCGATATTGGCTTCCAAATTTGCTGCAACCACCAGAAGAGGGATTCAGAAGGTGGCATCGGTTATTCAACATGATGAAACCAGCTCTAGTATGCCCAAAAAATTGTTCAAGCCAATTGAACCTGATTTTTCAGCAGATTAG
- the LOC126600778 gene encoding probable cyclic nucleotide-gated ion channel 16 isoform X1 produces MMHSFQPYAAASARFRNFSTPFSLSKKIPWWYQILDPGSERVTQWNHIFFVICIVGLFLDPLYFFLPTTASDQVACMQIDMGLGILVTFLRTVADFFYIINILIKFRIAYIDPGSRVFGRGQLIKDPRAIAIRYLKGDFSIDLAASLPLPQIVIWFVIPAVKNPTAAHANHTLSLIVLIQYIPRFIQLFPLNRRITKSTGVVAKTAWSGAAYNLVLFCLIAHDGCCSSVQIVGASWYVMSIRRQYECWTGECKKEVNNTHSPSCKISFLDCGSADNPERKLWLQITKVQTSCDAAGKDEFEFGMFAEAFTNEVASAYIIEKYFYCLWWGMRNLCSYGQDIKTSTFISETSFCILIAVLGLVLFSHLMSQMQTYLQSATIRLEEWRVKRRDTEEWMRHRQLPAELQERVRRFVQYKWIATRGVDEKNILQSLPADLRRQIQRHLCLALVRRVPFFAQMDDQLLDAICERLESSLNTRNTYIIREGDPVNEMLFIIRGQLESSTTDGGRTGFYNSTTLRAGDFCGEELLTWALMPTSSLNLPCSTRTVRSLTEVEAFALRAEDLKFVATQFKRLHSKRLQHAFRYYSHQWRTWGACFIQVAWRRFRKRKLAMELAIEEEYYYAHVLEQEELGNGNESRVGTSRDYDGIGGAERSSSEANRQQNIPLGPAILASKFAATTRRGIQKVASVIQHDETSSSMPKKLFKPIEPDFSAD; encoded by the exons ATGATGCACAGCTTCCAGCCGTATGCCGCAGCCTCGGCTCGCTTCCGCAACTTCTCGACCCCATTTTCCCTCAGCAAGAAGATCCCGTGGTGGTACCAGATCCTCGACCCAGGATCCGAACGCGTGACGCAATGGAACCACATCTTCTTTGTCATATGCATCGTCGGCCTCTTCCTCGACCCCCTCTATTTCTTCTTGCCCACCACGGCTAGCGACCAAGTCGCTTGCATGCAGATCGACATGGGCCTTGGCATCTTGGTCACCTTTCTCCGTACGGTTGCCGACTTCTTCTACATTATCAATATCCTAATCAAGTTTCGAATTGCTTATATCGATCCAggttctagggtttttgggcgGGGCCAGCTCATTAAGGACCCCAGGGCTATCGCCATCCGCTACCTCAAGGGCGACTTCTCTATCGATCTTGCCGCCTCCCTACCACTCCCACAG ATTGTGATTTGGTTTGTAATTCCAGCAGTGAAAAACCCAACAGCTGCTCATGCTAATCATACCCTTTCTTTAATTGTGCTCATTCAATATATTCCTCGATTTATTCAACTTTTCCCTCTCAACCGACGAATTACTAAATCGACCGGCGTTGTAGCCAAGACTGCTTGGTCAGGGGCAGCTTACAATCTCGTTCTGTTTTGTCTAATTGCACAT GATGGTTGTTGTTCTTCAGTGCAGATTGTTGGAGCTTCATGGTATGTGATGTCCATTAGACGGCAGTACGAGTGCTGGACGGGAGAATGTAAAAAGGAGGTGAataacacacattctccatcCTGTAAAATTTCGTTTCTGGATTGTGGCAGTGCCGATAACCCCGAACGAAAACTTTGGCTGCAAATCACAAAAGTTCAGACTAGTTGTGATGCAGCTGGTAAGGACGAATTTGAGTTTGGAATGTTTGCGGAGGCTTTCACTAATGAGGTTGCTTCTGCATACATCATTGAAAAATATTTCTACTGCCTTTGGTGGGGTATGAGAAATTTATG TTCATACGGACAAGATATTAAGACAAGCACTTTTATCAGTGAAACCTCATTTTGCATTCTCATTGCCGTTCTTGGTCTAGTTCTCTTCTCACATCTCATGAGCCAGATGCAG ACCTATCTGCAATCTGCAACGATTAGACTTGAGGAATGGCGGGTAAAAAGGAGAGACACAGAGGAGTGGATGAGGCACCGTCAGCTCCCTGCGGAGCTGCAAGAGCGTGTTCGTCGGTTTGTTCAATATAAATGGATTGCCACAAGAGGTGTGGATGAGAAAAACATTTTGCAATCCTTGCCTGCAGATCTCCGCCGCCAGATCCAAAGGCATTTATGCCTTGCCCTTGTTCGCCGT GTACCCTTTTTCGCACAAATGGACGATCAGCTTCTAGACGCCATATGTGAACGTCTCGAGTCATCCCTGAATACCAGGAACACATACATCATCAGGGAAGGTGATCCTGTGAATGAGATGCTTTTCATCATCAGAGGGCAACTTGAGAGCTCCACAACTGATGGTGGAAGGACAGGGTTCTACAACTCAACTACCCTCAGGGCTGGCGATTTCTGCGGCGAAGAGTTGCTCACATGGGCCTTGATGCCTACATCAAGCCTCAACCTTCCATGCTCGACGCGTACGGTGAGGTCCCTAACCGAAGTTGAGGCATTTGCGCTGAGAGCTGAAGACCTCAAGTTCGTTGCCACTCAATTCAAGCGCCTTCACAGCAAAAGACTGCAGCATGCTTTTCGGTACTATTCACACCAGTGGAGAACTTGGGGGGCTTGTTTTATACAAGTTGCTTGGAGAAGGTTTAGGAAGAGAAAGTTGGCAATGGAGTTGGCAATAGAGGAGGAGTACTATTACGCACATGTTTTGGAGCAAGAAGAGCTTGGCAATGGCAATGAATCTAGAGTAGGAACTAGTAGAGATTATGATGGTATAGGAGGTGCTGAGAGGTCATCGTCCGAGGCGAATAGGCAGCAGAATATTCCGCTTGGGCCGGCGATATTGGCTTCCAAATTTGCTGCAACCACCAGAAGAGGGATTCAGAAGGTGGCATCGGTTATTCAACATGATGAAACCAGCTCTAGTATGCCCAAAAAATTGTTCAAGCCAATTGAACCTGATTTTTCAGCAGATTAG
- the LOC126600779 gene encoding spermidine synthase 1-like isoform X2: MAKEDGVVVVRNGDSEVSLPPISAGTEYNTKELADDNLTDDHPKVPGWFSEYCPIWPGQAHFLKVEKILFQGRSEYQSMMVFQSSAYGKVFILDGALQLTEKDEFAYQEMITHLPLCSIPNPNKVYKKYFPSVAIGYEDPRVTLHVKDGSAFLKSVPEGTYDAIIVDAFDPIRPDHELHKTPFFELVAKALRPGGVMCIQAESIWFRSLDIEQLMVKCRPIFKGSVRYAWTIVPAYPSGVIGFLLCSTEGPLVDFRNPVNPIDPNNSYGVAKEPLKFYNTEVHMAAFCLPSFAKKVNNGSKMNGVETLAADEAKHN, translated from the exons ATGGCAAAAGAAGATGGAGTTGTGGTGGTCAGAAATGGCGATAGTGAAGTCTCCCTTCCACCAATCTCAGCTGGAACTGAATACAATACTAAAGAACTTGCAGATGATAATCTTACTGATGATCATCCAAAGGTTCCTGGATGGTTTTCTGAGTATTGTCCGATATGGCCAG GGCAAGCCCACTTTTTGAAGGTagaaaaaatcttatttcaagGGAGGTCCGAGTATCAAAGTATGATGGTATTTCAG TCATCAGCATATGGCAAGGTTTTTATTCTGGATGGAGCACTCCAACTCACTGAGAAGGATGAGTTTGCTTACCAAGAAATGATTACACATCTTCCTCTTTGCTCCATTCCGAACCCAAACAAG GTGTACAAGAAATATTTTCCTAGTGTTGCTATTGGATACGAGGACCCTCGGGTGACCCTTCACGTTAAAGATG GTTCTGCATTTCTTAAGTCTGTCCCAGAAGGAACATATGATGCGATAATAGTGGATGCGTTTGATCCTATTA ggCCGGATCATGAGCTTCACAAGACTCCCTTCTTTGAGTTGGTGGCAAAAGCCCTCCGACCTGGCGGAGTCATGTGTATTCAAGCAGAGAGCATATGGTTTCGTTCTTTAGACATTGAGCAACTCATGGTCAAATGTCGACCAATATTCAAAGGCTCTGTTCGGTATGCATGGACAATTGTTCCCGCATATCCAAG TGGGGTGATTGGTTTCTTGCTTTGCTCCACGGAGGGGCCACTGGTGGATTTCAGAAATCCTGTCAACCCAATAGACCCCAACAATAGTTATGGGGTTGCAAAAGAGCCCCTGAAATTTTACAACACTGAG GTGCACATGGCTGCATTTTGTTTGCCATCTTTTGCAAAGAAGGTGAATAATGGGTCTAAAATGAATGGAGTTGAAACGCTCGCAGCTGATGAGGCAAAACACAACTGA
- the LOC126600779 gene encoding spermidine synthase 1-like isoform X1, whose translation MAKEDGVVVVRNGDSEVSLPPISAGTEYNTKELADDNLTDDHPKVPGWFSEYCPIWPGQAHFLKVEKILFQGRSEYQSMMVFQSSAYGKVFILDGALQLTEKDEFAYQEMITHLPLCSIPNPNKVLLIGGGDGGILREISRHSSVQHIDICEIDTMLVDVYKKYFPSVAIGYEDPRVTLHVKDGSAFLKSVPEGTYDAIIVDAFDPIRPDHELHKTPFFELVAKALRPGGVMCIQAESIWFRSLDIEQLMVKCRPIFKGSVRYAWTIVPAYPSGVIGFLLCSTEGPLVDFRNPVNPIDPNNSYGVAKEPLKFYNTEVHMAAFCLPSFAKKVNNGSKMNGVETLAADEAKHN comes from the exons ATGGCAAAAGAAGATGGAGTTGTGGTGGTCAGAAATGGCGATAGTGAAGTCTCCCTTCCACCAATCTCAGCTGGAACTGAATACAATACTAAAGAACTTGCAGATGATAATCTTACTGATGATCATCCAAAGGTTCCTGGATGGTTTTCTGAGTATTGTCCGATATGGCCAG GGCAAGCCCACTTTTTGAAGGTagaaaaaatcttatttcaagGGAGGTCCGAGTATCAAAGTATGATGGTATTTCAG TCATCAGCATATGGCAAGGTTTTTATTCTGGATGGAGCACTCCAACTCACTGAGAAGGATGAGTTTGCTTACCAAGAAATGATTACACATCTTCCTCTTTGCTCCATTCCGAACCCAAACAAG GTTTTACTCATTGGGGGAGGAGATGGCGGTATCTTAAGGGAGATTTCTCGACACTCTTCTGTCCAGCATATTGATATTTGTGAAATAGACACCATGTTGGTTGAT GTGTACAAGAAATATTTTCCTAGTGTTGCTATTGGATACGAGGACCCTCGGGTGACCCTTCACGTTAAAGATG GTTCTGCATTTCTTAAGTCTGTCCCAGAAGGAACATATGATGCGATAATAGTGGATGCGTTTGATCCTATTA ggCCGGATCATGAGCTTCACAAGACTCCCTTCTTTGAGTTGGTGGCAAAAGCCCTCCGACCTGGCGGAGTCATGTGTATTCAAGCAGAGAGCATATGGTTTCGTTCTTTAGACATTGAGCAACTCATGGTCAAATGTCGACCAATATTCAAAGGCTCTGTTCGGTATGCATGGACAATTGTTCCCGCATATCCAAG TGGGGTGATTGGTTTCTTGCTTTGCTCCACGGAGGGGCCACTGGTGGATTTCAGAAATCCTGTCAACCCAATAGACCCCAACAATAGTTATGGGGTTGCAAAAGAGCCCCTGAAATTTTACAACACTGAG GTGCACATGGCTGCATTTTGTTTGCCATCTTTTGCAAAGAAGGTGAATAATGGGTCTAAAATGAATGGAGTTGAAACGCTCGCAGCTGATGAGGCAAAACACAACTGA
- the LOC126600779 gene encoding spermidine synthase 2-like isoform X3 produces MIIQRFLDGFLSIVRYGQSSAYGKVFILDGALQLTEKDEFAYQEMITHLPLCSIPNPNKVLLIGGGDGGILREISRHSSVQHIDICEIDTMLVDVYKKYFPSVAIGYEDPRVTLHVKDGSAFLKSVPEGTYDAIIVDAFDPIRPDHELHKTPFFELVAKALRPGGVMCIQAESIWFRSLDIEQLMVKCRPIFKGSVRYAWTIVPAYPSGVIGFLLCSTEGPLVDFRNPVNPIDPNNSYGVAKEPLKFYNTEVHMAAFCLPSFAKKVNNGSKMNGVETLAADEAKHN; encoded by the exons ATGATCATCCAAAGGTTCCTGGATGGTTTTCTGAGTATTGTCCGATATGGCCAG TCATCAGCATATGGCAAGGTTTTTATTCTGGATGGAGCACTCCAACTCACTGAGAAGGATGAGTTTGCTTACCAAGAAATGATTACACATCTTCCTCTTTGCTCCATTCCGAACCCAAACAAG GTTTTACTCATTGGGGGAGGAGATGGCGGTATCTTAAGGGAGATTTCTCGACACTCTTCTGTCCAGCATATTGATATTTGTGAAATAGACACCATGTTGGTTGAT GTGTACAAGAAATATTTTCCTAGTGTTGCTATTGGATACGAGGACCCTCGGGTGACCCTTCACGTTAAAGATG GTTCTGCATTTCTTAAGTCTGTCCCAGAAGGAACATATGATGCGATAATAGTGGATGCGTTTGATCCTATTA ggCCGGATCATGAGCTTCACAAGACTCCCTTCTTTGAGTTGGTGGCAAAAGCCCTCCGACCTGGCGGAGTCATGTGTATTCAAGCAGAGAGCATATGGTTTCGTTCTTTAGACATTGAGCAACTCATGGTCAAATGTCGACCAATATTCAAAGGCTCTGTTCGGTATGCATGGACAATTGTTCCCGCATATCCAAG TGGGGTGATTGGTTTCTTGCTTTGCTCCACGGAGGGGCCACTGGTGGATTTCAGAAATCCTGTCAACCCAATAGACCCCAACAATAGTTATGGGGTTGCAAAAGAGCCCCTGAAATTTTACAACACTGAG GTGCACATGGCTGCATTTTGTTTGCCATCTTTTGCAAAGAAGGTGAATAATGGGTCTAAAATGAATGGAGTTGAAACGCTCGCAGCTGATGAGGCAAAACACAACTGA